From a region of the Branchiostoma floridae strain S238N-H82 chromosome 13, Bfl_VNyyK, whole genome shotgun sequence genome:
- the LOC118429266 gene encoding tRNA-dihydrouridine(16/17) synthase [NAD(P)(+)]-like isoform X2, translated as MADRRKLEGYQFWEETLKKARYVVAPMVDQSELPWRLLSRRHGCQLAYTPMFHAALFSREETYFRDAMQTCPEDRPLIVQFCANDPDILVQAALLAQDHCDAIDLNLGCPQSIARRGHYGAFLQDDWDLIRRLVSAVHERCSVPVTCKIRVFQDVKRTVEYAQMLEKAGCQLLTVHGRTKEQKGSLTGLASWEHIKAVKDSVKIPVFANGNILNLQSVERCMKETGTDGIMTAEGNLHNPALFEGKNPPVWEMADEYLQLVRENPCQLSAVRGHLFKLWHHSLQIHTDMRTALAQGKTFESLVEVSEEMKKRCQEEASKPGADQPTNGLPFPHWICQPYIRPRGDQKEREQANKERPPKRHLNQEGENAGLSRNQIKRRMRYPHKNFLSKGLGPWIACEKCGNPKGLNCVFSLCRACCKVQAHAEKMDCPSHRLWFKTKEERRRLWEEKKHQKQQENTSNEHEDNTSPDPDNPNNSVKNEDGSLTTQVEEKCEVNGKETQASQHGGGPVLSEKAPVVPPHHQQDPKGAEADDKMPDIKNGDIQDSPPTKVCLLDTD; from the exons ATGGCTGACAGGAGGAAGCTGGAAGGGTACCAGTTCTGGGAGGAGACCCTGAAGAAG GCGCGCTACGTCGTGGCTCCCATGGTGGACCAGAGTGAGTTGCCATGGCGACTGCTGAGCCGCAGGCACGGCTGTCAGCTTGCTTACACGCCCATGTTCCACGCGGCGCTGTTTTCGCGGGAGGAAACGTACTTCAGGGATGCCATGCAGACGTGTCCCGAAGACCGACCGCTCATTGTGCAG TTCTGTGCGAATGACCCTGATATACTGGTGCAGGCAGCCCTGCTGGCTCAGGACCACTGCGACGCTATAGATCTCAACCTGGGATGTCCGCAGTCCATTGCTCGAAGGG GTCACTATGGAGCGTTTCTCCAGGATGACTGGGATCTGATCCGTAGGTTGG TGTCTGCCGTGCATGAACGGTGTTCAGTGCCTGTAACCTGTAAGATTCGAGTCTTCCAAGATGTGAAGAGGACAGTGGAGTATGCTCAGATGCTGGAGAAAGCAGGATGCCAG CTCCTGACGGTCCATGGACGTACCAAGGAACAGAAGGGGAGTCTGACAGGTCTGGCCAGCTGGGAGCACATCAAAGCTGTCAA GGACAGTGTGAAGATCCCTGTCTTTGCCAATGGGAACATCTTAAACCTGCAGAGTGTTGAGAGGTGTATGAAGGAAACGGGGACGGATGGAATCATGACAGCAG AGGGAAACCTGCACAACCCTGCCCTGTTTGAAGGGAAGAACCCGCCTGTGTGGGAGATGGCTGACGAGTATTTGCAGCTGGTCAGGGAGAACCCATGTCAGCTGTCTGCAGTCAGGGGGCATCTCTTCAAACTCTGGCACCACAG CCTTCAGATCCACACAGACATGCGGACTGCCTTGGCACAGGGCAAGACTTTCGAAAGCCTAGTTGAAGTGtctgaagaaatgaagaaacgCTGTCAG GAGGAGGCGTCCAAGCCTGGTGCAGATCAGCCGACTAACGGCCTACCCTTCCCACACTGGATCTGTCAGCCGTACATCAGGCCAAG GGGTGATCAGAAAGAGAGGGAGCAGGCCAACAAGGAGCGACCACCAAAACGGCACTTAAATCAGGAAGGAGAAAATGCTGGGTTGTCGCGGAACCAGATCAAACGGAGGATGCGCTACCCGCACAAAAACTTCCTTAGCAAAG GGTTGGGGCCATGGATTGCTTGTGAGAAGTGTGGAAACCCAAAG GGCCTGAACTGTGTCTTTAGCTTGTGTCGAGCCTGCTGTAAGGTCCAGGCACATGCAGAGAAGATGGACTGTCCAA GTCACCGACTCTGGTTTAAAACCAAGGAGGAGCGACGAAGGTTATGGGAGGAAAAGAAGcaccaaaaacaacaagaaaacacaagCAATGAACATGAAGACAACACATCACCTGATCCAGACAATCCAAATAATTCTGTAAAGAATGAAGATGGCTCACTGACTACTCAGGTTGAGGAGAAGTGTGAAGTAAATGGGAAAGAGACTCAGGCCTCTCAGCATGGAGGCGGCCCAGTTCTGTCAGAAAAGGCCCCTGTGGTGCCGCCTCATCATCAACAAGACCCCAAAGGTGCAGAGGCAGATGATAAGATGCCTGATATTAAAAATGGTGACATTCAGGACTCCCCACCTACCAAAGTGTGCCTGCTTGATACAGACTGA
- the LOC118429266 gene encoding tRNA-dihydrouridine(16/17) synthase [NAD(P)(+)]-like isoform X1, which produces MADRRKLEGYQFWEETLKKARYVVAPMVDQSELPWRLLSRRHGCQLAYTPMFHAALFSREETYFRDAMQTCPEDRPLIVQFCANDPDILVQAALLAQDHCDAIDLNLGCPQSIARRGHYGAFLQDDWDLIRRLVSAVHERCSVPVTCKIRVFQDVKRTVEYAQMLEKAGCQLLTVHGRTKEQKGSLTGLASWEHIKAVKDSVKIPVFANGNILNLQSVERCMKETGTDGIMTAEGNLHNPALFEGKNPPVWEMADEYLQLVRENPCQLSAVRGHLFKLWHHSLQIHTDMRTALAQGKTFESLVEVSEEMKKRCQEEASKPGADQPTNGLPFPHWICQPYIRPRGDQKEREQANKERPPKRHLNQEGENAGLSRNQIKRRMRYPHKNFLSKGLGPWIACEKCGNPKGLNCVFSLCRACCKVQAHAEKMDCPSHRLWFKTKEERRRLWEEKKHQKQQENTSNEHEDNTSPDPDNPNNSVKNEDGSLTTQVEEKCEVNGKETQASQHGGGPVLSEKAPVVPPHHQQDPKGAEADDKMPDIKNGDIQDSPPTKVCLLDTD; this is translated from the exons ATGGCTGACCGGAGGAAGCTGGAAGGGTACCAGTTCTGGGAGGAGACCCTGAAGAAGGCGCGCTACGTCGTGGCTCCCATGGTGGACCAGAGTGAGTTGCCATGGCGACTGCTGAGCCGCAGGCACGGCTGTCAGCTTGCTTACACGCCCATGTTCCACGCGGCGCTGTTTTCGCGGGAGGAAACGTACTTCAGGGATGCCATGCAGACGTGTCCCGAAGACCGACCGCTCATTGTGCAG TTCTGTGCGAATGACCCTGATATACTGGTGCAGGCAGCCCTGCTGGCTCAGGACCACTGCGACGCTATAGATCTCAACCTGGGATGTCCGCAGTCCATTGCTCGAAGGG GTCACTATGGAGCGTTTCTCCAGGATGACTGGGATCTGATCCGTAGGTTGG TGTCTGCCGTGCATGAACGGTGTTCAGTGCCTGTAACCTGTAAGATTCGAGTCTTCCAAGATGTGAAGAGGACAGTGGAGTATGCTCAGATGCTGGAGAAAGCAGGATGCCAG CTCCTGACGGTCCATGGACGTACCAAGGAACAGAAGGGGAGTCTGACAGGTCTGGCCAGCTGGGAGCACATCAAAGCTGTCAA GGACAGTGTGAAGATCCCTGTCTTTGCCAATGGGAACATCTTAAACCTGCAGAGTGTTGAGAGGTGTATGAAGGAAACGGGGACGGATGGAATCATGACAGCAG AGGGAAACCTGCACAACCCTGCCCTGTTTGAAGGGAAGAACCCGCCTGTGTGGGAGATGGCTGACGAGTATTTGCAGCTGGTCAGGGAGAACCCATGTCAGCTGTCTGCAGTCAGGGGGCATCTCTTCAAACTCTGGCACCACAG CCTTCAGATCCACACAGACATGCGGACTGCCTTGGCACAGGGCAAGACTTTCGAAAGCCTAGTTGAAGTGtctgaagaaatgaagaaacgCTGTCAG GAGGAGGCGTCCAAGCCTGGTGCAGATCAGCCGACTAACGGCCTACCCTTCCCACACTGGATCTGTCAGCCGTACATCAGGCCAAG GGGTGATCAGAAAGAGAGGGAGCAGGCCAACAAGGAGCGACCACCAAAACGGCACTTAAATCAGGAAGGAGAAAATGCTGGGTTGTCGCGGAACCAGATCAAACGGAGGATGCGCTACCCGCACAAAAACTTCCTTAGCAAAG GGTTGGGGCCATGGATTGCTTGTGAGAAGTGTGGAAACCCAAAG GGCCTGAACTGTGTCTTTAGCTTGTGTCGAGCCTGCTGTAAGGTCCAGGCACATGCAGAGAAGATGGACTGTCCAA GTCACCGACTCTGGTTTAAAACCAAGGAGGAGCGACGAAGGTTATGGGAGGAAAAGAAGcaccaaaaacaacaagaaaacacaagCAATGAACATGAAGACAACACATCACCTGATCCAGACAATCCAAATAATTCTGTAAAGAATGAAGATGGCTCACTGACTACTCAGGTTGAGGAGAAGTGTGAAGTAAATGGGAAAGAGACTCAGGCCTCTCAGCATGGAGGCGGCCCAGTTCTGTCAGAAAAGGCCCCTGTGGTGCCGCCTCATCATCAACAAGACCCCAAAGGTGCAGAGGCAGATGATAAGATGCCTGATATTAAAAATGGTGACATTCAGGACTCCCCACCTACCAAAGTGTGCCTGCTTGATACAGACTGA
- the LOC118429265 gene encoding E3 ubiquitin-protein ligase RBBP6-like, translating into MSCVHYKFHSQLDYSKVTFDGLNISLGDLKKAILLQKKIGKSPDFDLQVTNAQTKEEYKDEVSLIPKNSSVIVRRIPLGGAVKTKIQPTSTNVVAGSSMKPMDFQPGPSKSSMGKMTDLVSADATEDEKIKAMMSQSTKDYDPSTYVRRPGRPYQNHQGPPPSTYVCFRCQKPGHFIRDCPVPPTEGNYLGPRVKRSTGIPRSFMTTVSGPGAKGALLTATGEYAVPTIDEQAYKEGKKERPPFLPSQEQEVVPEEDNSIPQELLCMLCKDLLSDAVVIPCCGNSFCDECIRNSLLESEEHVCPSCNETGVSPDSLIANKFLRQAVTNFKNETGYTKAKLKKQEAVPDPTPSRPPDKPQVQLPPPASTAPSSSGATGVPIATITKTPNVVGQNLHFLNDHPPGPRPSGPRPMGPRSAGPRPPFGRGRFQGPRHSNFNPRFRGPRPHRDFQPRATEPRPDLPPRMPPPPPVIPPGPGNSPPFVPVSSAAPPHPPPFFPPPPGPGMVPGPPQPPTFPPGQPPPPGLTPPQGFPGQPPPAPNRDGATSKLDKMTNDFANELEAYKLLRQKQRHRSGSPSRSYSRSPSHSSWSSSSSSGSSKSRSRSRSRSRSRSKSRSRTRPRSRSRSRSRSFSRSPRRSRRSPRFRRSFSRSPPPRSRSRSPPRRGRRRSAGARYSRSPSPRSRSRHYPPAPPGYPPDLYYYDPYYYERAGFPGYPPGRPRSPSFDYYRGRSPPRGRSPPPFYRSRSPHAPPYPYSYPYPYPPDFPPPPHAHTSSPSRRPPDSSRHHPRSSRPDRDRGSPSKEGDARRKDRDRRDRGSADKSRKEKPSAEQDAKKDKSTDKTDKDASVSKKEKSPTVTESNEGKTEVEGEPKEKANSQVKEAEETKDVKKSHSRERRSRRSGREGRDRDTSATTSQDSENKDKVEPGANVEAKEGSVSSSSRHRHHHKHKRRHSRRNPEVPVETESAAKVESTAQKQDVEHEAEVRKAEVAVGEKVAPPKEKEIALSKEKEVALRKEKEVAPVSSTEPAPEEPTVKKAKEEVGDAKPSKESRSHRQHKHASSKTSHDKHASKRKRKESKPDSSRVELEANGGVQSDMSSEVAAKDDKKKEKKQEEKARIKVDPPEPVPTKKVKVERSDDEKWKERKVKLERSDDERWKEKARSVVKLKEDMPSSSEAPPAKEKVKKEKTTKRKVTVMSDTIASSSSLVGYSSASSTGGSPAKKKARAEAMGLSRTVQLKTTSASPTVVKKDVQVAPASSTSAEEMITITLPLSKWERDDFDSEGTNTPSRLSPVKDYTHEEAEFEPDYSVSSSESESEEGDTATDAGSQAPDQATSASPSPPGSPKHKKKHKKNKKKHKKEKKAESSTKKHKHKKKKTKHKHKDKDKSKNKDSSSKVKSIVKA; encoded by the exons ATGTCGTGTGTCCACTACAAGTTTCACAGTCAGCTGGACTACAGCAAAGTGACGTTTGACGGCTTGAACATCTCCCTTGGGGACCTGAAGAAGGCCATCCTGCTCCAGAAGAAGATTGGGAAGAGTCCTGACTTTGACCTGCAGGTCACCAACGCACAGACCAAAGAAG aaTACAAGGATGAGGTCAGCCTGATCCCGAAGAATTCATCCGTGATTGTCCGCAGGATTCCACTCGGAGGTGCCGTCAAAACGAAAATCCAACCAAC GAGTACCAATGTTGTAGCAGGTTCCAGCATGAAGCCA ATGGACTTCCAACCTGGACCAAGCAAATCATCCATGGGCAAG ATGACAGATCTGGTCAGTGCTGATGCCACGGAGGATGAGAAAATCAAGGCCATGATGTCACAGTCTACCAAAGACTATGATCCTTCAAC GTATGTGAGGAGACCAGGAAGGCCTTACCAGAACCACCAGGGACCCCCACCATCCACCTACGTGTGCTTCCGCTGCCAGAAACCCGGCCACTTCATCCGGGACTGCCCTGTGCCTCCT ACGGAGGGAAACTACTTGGGCCCACGAGTGAAGCGGAGCACTGGCATCCCACGGAGCTTCATGACGACTGTGTCGGGTCCCGGGGCCAAGGGAGCCCTCCTCACAGCCACAGGAGAATACGCAGTACCCACTATAGATGA GCAAGCCTACAAGGAGGGGAAGAAGGAGCGTCCCCCCTTCCTGCCGTCCCAGGAGCAGGAGGTGGTTCCAGAGGAGGACAACAGCATCCCACAGGAGCTGCTGTGTATGCTGTGTAAAGACCTGCTGTCTGATGCCGTGGTCATACCCTGCTGCGGCAACAGCTTCTGTGATGAGT GTATTCGTAACTCACTATTGGAGTCAGAGGAACACGTCTGCCCATCCTGCAATGAGACGGGCGTCTCCCCAGACTCACTTATCGCCAACAAATTCCTTAGACAG GCTGTGACCAACTTTAAGAATGAAACTGGCTACACAAAGGCAAAGTTGAAGAAACAAGAGGCTGTGCCTGACCCAACTCCATCTAG ACCTCCAGATAAACCACAGGTGCAGCTGCCTCCCCCAGCATCTACTGCTCCCTCCTCTTCAGGTGCAACAGGTGTTCCCATAGCAACCATCACCAAGACACCCAATGTTGTG GGGCAGAATCTGCATTTTCTGAATGACCACCCTCCTGGTCCACGACCTTCAGGCCCGCGACCTATGGGTCCTCGATCAGCTGGTCCTCGACCCCCGTTTGGACGTGGAAGGTTCCAAGGCCCAAGGCATTCCAA ctTTAATCCTCGCTTCCGTGGGCCAAGGCCGCATCGAGACTTCCAGCCCCGAGCCACGGAACCTAGACCAGACCTTCCCCCGAGAATGCCACCCCCACCTCCGGTTATTCCTCCCGGGCCAGGCAACAGCCCACCATTTGTACCTGTATCATCAGCTGCACCTCCCCACCCCCCACCGTTCTTCCCCCCTCCCCCGGGACCAGGCATGGTCCCCGGTCCCCCCCAGCCGCCAACCTTCCCCCCTGGTCAGCCTCCCCCTCCTGGGCTCACCCCACCCCAGGGGTTTCCTGGACAGCCACCTCCTGCACCCAACAG AGATGGAGCAACATCCAAATTAGACAAGATGACCAACGACTTTGCCAACGAGCTGGAGGCGTACAAGTTGCTCCGCCAGAAGCAGCGGCACCGCTCGGGCTCCCCGTCCCGGTCCTACAGTCGCTCTCCATCTCACTCCTCCTGGTCATCTTCCTCCAGCTCAGGATCATCCAAGTCTAGATCTAGGTCCAGATCAAGATCCAGATCTAGATCAAAGTCACGGTCCAGGACGAGACCCCGTTCGCGGTCTCGATCAAGGTCACGGTCCTTCTCTCGGTCGCCAAGACGTTCCAGAAGATCGCCCAGATTCAGACGATCCTTCTCGCGATCCCCTCCACCACGGTCGCGATCACGTTCCCCACCGCGTCGTGGACGGAGGCGGTCCGCCGGGGCTCGTTACTCGCGCTCCCCCTCACCAAGGTCGCGCAGTAGGCACTACCCCCCTGCTCCACCGGGCTATCCACCAGATCTCTACTACTACGATCCCTACTATTACGAGCGTGCAGGATTCCCTGGCTATCCTCCTGGTCGTCCCAGATCACCCTCTTTTGATTACTACCGGGGACGTTCCCCTCCTCGAGGAAGATCACCCCCTCCTTTCTACAGGTCCCGTTCGCCCCATGCGCCTCCCTATCCTTACTcatacccttacccttaccctcCTGAtttccccccacccccacatgCACATACATCCTCCCCGTCAAGAAGGCCTCCGGACTCCAGCAGGCACCATCCCCGCTCGTCCAGACCTGACAGAGACCGGGGGAGTCCTTCCAAGGAGGGTGATGCTCGTAGAAAAGACAGGGACAGGAGGGATAGAGGTTCTGCAGACAAGAGCAGGAAGGAGAAACCTTCAGCAGAACAGGATGCCAAGAAGGATAAATCTACAGATAAAACAGACAAAGATGCTAGTGTTAGCAAGAAGGAGAAGTCCCCCACTGTTACTGAGAGCAATGAGGGTAAAACTGAAGTGGAAGGGGAGCCAAAGGAGAAAGCAAACTCTCAGGTTAAGGAAGCTGAAGAAACAAAGGATGTGAAGAAGTCACATTCTCGGGAAAGACGCAGTAGAAGAAGTGGTAGGGAAGGCAGAGACAGGGACACAAGTGCGACAACAAGTCAAGACAGTGAAAACAAGGATAAGGTTGAACCTGGTGCTAATGTGGAAGCCAAGGAGGGCAGtgtcagtagtagtagtagacatAGACATCATCACAAACACAAGCGCAGACATAGTAGACGGAACCCAGAAGTCCCCGTTGAAACCGAAAGTGCTGCTAAAGTTGAATCAACTGCTCAGAAACAAGATGTAGAACATGAAGCAGAGGTCAGGAAAGCTGAAGTTGCTGTCGGAGAAAAAGTTGCTCCGCCAAAGGAAAAGGAAATTGCCCTGTCAAAGGAAAAGGAAGTTGCCCTGCGGAAGGAAAAGGAAGTTGCTCCAGTATCCTCCACTGAACCTGCTCCAGAGGAACCTACTGTGAAGAAAGCCAAGGAGGAAGTAGGGGATGCAAAACCCTCAAAGGAAAGCCGCTCCCACAGACAGCACAAACACGCCTCCAGTAAAACGTCTCACGACAAACATGCTAGtaagagaaagagaaaagaaagCAAACCAGACAGCAGCAGGGTCGAACTAGAAGCCAACGGTGGTGTTCAATCAGATATGTCCTCAGAAGTTGCTGCAAAGGATGACAAAAAGAAGGAGAAAAAACAGGAAGAGAAGGCTAGGATTAAAGTCGATCCTCCAGAACCTGTCCCCACAAAAAAGGTCAAGGTTGAAAGGTCAGATGATGAAAAGTGGAAGGAGAGAAAGGTCAAGCTAGAAAGGTCTGACGACGAAAGGTGGAAGGAGAAGGCTCGCAGTGTGGTGAAGCTGAAAGAGGACATGCCTAGCAGCTCCGAGGCGCCTCCTGCCAAAGAGAAGGTTAAGAAAGAGAAGACGACCAAGAGGAAGGTGACGGTGATGTCAGACACGATCGCCTCCTCCTCGTCTCTGGTGGGCTACTCCAGTGCCAGTTCCACAGGAGGGTCACCTGCCAAGAAAAAGGCCAGAGCAGAGGCCATGGGACTTAGCAGGACTGTGCAG TTGAAGACCACCAGTGCCAGCCCTACCGTAGTGAAGAAAGATGTCCAAGTTGCTCCTGCCTCCAGCACTTCAGCAGAAGAGATGATAACCATCACCTTACCTCTGTCCAAGTGGGAGCGGGACGACTTCGATTCCGAGGGCACAAACACACCTTCACGG CTGTCCCCAGTCAAGGACTACACGCATGAGGAGGCAGAGTTCGAGCCAGACTACAGCGTCTCAAGTTCTGAATCTGAGAGTGAGGAGGGAGACACCGCCACAGACGCAGGCTCTCAGGCACCTGACCAGGCTACCTCGGCCAGCCCCAGTCCGCCAGGGAGCCCCAAGCACAAAAAGAagcacaagaaaaacaagaagaaacacaagaagGAGAAAAAGGCAGAGAGTAGTACTAAGAAgcacaaacacaagaaaaagaaaaccaaACATAAGCACAAAGACAAGGACAAATcaaagaa taaagataGTTCCTCGAAGGTCAAGTCCATTGTGAAAGCGTAG